A region from the Methylocella sp. genome encodes:
- a CDS encoding catalase family peroxidase, giving the protein MFGGRAPVMADDADLSTQIVDAMNKTWGVHPGFRANHAKGVVLEGSFTASPAAAALSKAVIFNGAKIPVTVRFSGDTGIPTLPDGEPQAHGLSIKYHLPDGGESDMVTNAFRFFPVANGADFRDMLTAIYESPDGSPEPTKLEQFRATHPRMSAAMATLGRPDSFADEQYNGINAFVFVNKAGEKQAVRYRITPEKVVHLDAADAAKKSPDFLFEELPARLSKGPITFHVRALLAQPGDQTKDPTLPWPDDRKVVDLGVLSIDKIVPDSLAAQKRLLFLPGSLLDGIEQSDDPNIEVRDGAYAVSFSRRNP; this is encoded by the coding sequence ATGTTCGGCGGCCGTGCTCCCGTCATGGCGGACGACGCCGACCTCTCGACGCAGATCGTGGACGCCATGAACAAAACATGGGGCGTCCACCCCGGATTTCGCGCGAATCACGCCAAAGGCGTTGTGCTCGAAGGAAGCTTCACGGCTTCGCCCGCAGCGGCGGCATTGAGCAAGGCGGTCATCTTCAATGGCGCTAAGATTCCTGTGACGGTACGATTCTCTGGCGATACAGGCATTCCGACCCTTCCTGATGGAGAGCCGCAGGCGCACGGATTATCGATCAAATATCATCTGCCGGATGGCGGTGAGAGCGATATGGTGACCAACGCATTCAGATTCTTTCCGGTCGCAAACGGAGCGGATTTTCGCGACATGCTGACGGCGATATACGAAAGCCCAGACGGCTCGCCGGAGCCAACGAAGCTCGAACAGTTTAGAGCTACTCATCCCAGAATGTCAGCGGCGATGGCGACGTTGGGGCGCCCCGATAGCTTTGCCGACGAACAATATAACGGCATCAACGCTTTCGTTTTCGTCAACAAGGCGGGCGAGAAGCAGGCGGTGCGCTACCGGATCACGCCGGAAAAAGTTGTGCATCTCGACGCCGCCGACGCGGCCAAGAAGTCACCCGATTTCCTGTTCGAAGAATTGCCCGCCCGTCTCTCGAAAGGTCCCATAACCTTCCACGTTAGAGCTCTGTTGGCGCAGCCCGGAGATCAAACAAAAGACCCGACGTTGCCCTGGCCAGATGACCGTAAAGTCGTGGATCTCGGAGTTCTGAGCATCGACAAGATCGTCCCAGACAGCTTGGCGGCGCAAAAGCGGCTCCTGTTCCTGCCTGGTTCACTCCTCGACGGAATCGAACAGTCAGACGATCCAAACATCGAGGTGCGCGACGGCGCCTACGCGGTGTCCTTCTCGCGCCGCAACCCGTAA
- a CDS encoding lipase family protein: protein MYFPNGFSRDDALACATLVDVDAFLAFRGTTSAWDGYMNSRFYQTDYAFAPDHGRVHDGFANIYTLLRQQVLDAVKALRSVSRLVFTGHSLGCALSSLAIPDVLRNSPPLLPKLHYNFASPRVGDPQFAFKMNTSGVPTFRVVNTEDIVPATPLPVSVWPSDLSTYLYKHIGTPIDFTAQYDTIYNNHSLNIAYQYALTNPNNPEGPLPRLLRRASPVDAGALLPLQAIRVGQSA, encoded by the coding sequence ATGTATTTTCCCAATGGCTTTTCGCGCGACGACGCGCTCGCCTGCGCCACGTTGGTCGATGTCGATGCTTTTCTGGCTTTCCGCGGCACGACGAGCGCGTGGGACGGATATATGAATTCACGGTTCTATCAGACCGATTACGCCTTCGCGCCTGACCACGGTCGCGTCCATGACGGCTTCGCGAACATTTATACCCTCCTGCGGCAGCAGGTGCTCGATGCGGTGAAGGCCCTACGGAGTGTTAGCCGCCTCGTCTTCACCGGCCACAGCCTGGGCTGCGCGCTGTCCAGCCTGGCCATCCCCGACGTGCTGAGGAACTCCCCGCCGCTACTGCCCAAGCTGCATTACAATTTCGCGAGTCCCCGTGTCGGCGATCCGCAATTTGCCTTCAAGATGAATACAAGCGGCGTGCCGACGTTCCGCGTGGTGAACACGGAGGATATCGTGCCGGCAACCCCGCTGCCGGTGTCCGTGTGGCCGTCCGACTTGAGCACTTATCTTTACAAGCATATCGGCACGCCGATTGATTTTACCGCACAATACGACACTATTTACAATAATCATTCGCTGAATATCGCCTACCAATACGCGCTGACAAATCCGAATAATCCTGAAGGTCCGTTGCCGCGTCTTCTGCGGCGCGCGTCGCCCGTGGACGCTGGCGCCCTGCTGCCGCTGCAAGCCATTCGTGTTGGACAGTCTGCTTAG
- a CDS encoding alpha/beta hydrolase: MVAIHRRAFVAASAAALTAPDLAQAQAQAEDKLGWGSMSRAARDDAYNNGAAVSDSTQIVDRWIADSAAFRAKHPGHLDLAFGPGDRTKWDLFPSDNPKAPVLVFIHGGYWQARNREHFSCFAEGLMAHGWSVAMPGYTLAPAATLTQIVAEIRSALDWLGAHGSEHGLAGPIILSGWSAGGQLAALALDHPIVRGGYAVSGIYELGPIRDTYLNEKLKLTDGEIATLSPLRLPSVNKRLAIAYGTAELPALVHNSRAFHAYRAGSHHAGALFPIPHANHYTGIGQLRLPDSIPTLTALRMMEDV; the protein is encoded by the coding sequence ATGGTCGCCATTCATCGCCGGGCATTTGTAGCCGCCTCCGCCGCGGCGCTCACAGCGCCTGATCTTGCGCAGGCTCAGGCGCAGGCCGAAGATAAGTTAGGCTGGGGATCGATGTCGCGCGCCGCGCGCGACGACGCTTACAATAATGGCGCGGCGGTCAGCGACAGTACGCAGATCGTCGATCGTTGGATCGCGGATTCGGCAGCCTTTCGCGCCAAGCATCCGGGGCATCTCGATTTGGCCTTTGGGCCCGGCGATCGTACCAAATGGGACCTGTTTCCGAGCGACAATCCCAAAGCGCCGGTTCTGGTGTTCATTCATGGCGGCTATTGGCAAGCGCGCAATCGGGAACATTTTTCCTGCTTCGCGGAAGGCTTAATGGCACATGGTTGGTCGGTCGCCATGCCGGGCTATACATTGGCGCCGGCTGCGACCCTGACGCAAATCGTCGCTGAGATCCGCAGTGCGCTCGATTGGCTTGGCGCGCATGGCAGCGAGCATGGTCTCGCGGGGCCAATCATTCTCTCGGGCTGGTCAGCTGGCGGCCAGCTCGCCGCGCTTGCCTTGGATCATCCCATCGTCAGGGGAGGCTATGCCGTGTCGGGGATTTACGAGCTCGGTCCGATCCGCGACACCTATCTCAACGAAAAACTCAAATTGACGGATGGGGAAATCGCCACTCTGTCTCCGCTGCGTCTGCCGAGCGTCAACAAGCGGCTGGCCATAGCCTATGGGACGGCGGAATTGCCCGCGCTCGTGCACAACAGCCGCGCCTTTCATGCCTATCGGGCGGGGTCGCATCACGCTGGCGCCTTATTCCCGATACCCCATGCGAACCACTATACGGGCATAGGGCAGCTGCGGTTGCCCGACAGCATTCCGACGCTCACCGCGCTTCGCATGATGGAAGACGTATAA
- a CDS encoding NUDIX hydrolase: MHLSPQALQYGVLPYRVTSTGGIEILLITTRQSQRWIIPKGRPIKGLGPAESAAREAMEEAGVRGVVREKPIGSFRFQKTLESEPDILCEVEVYALNVKRQMKCWPESQQRTLRWFQPSEAEAAVKDVGLRSLISLFVERASAKAR; the protein is encoded by the coding sequence GTGCACCTTTCCCCGCAAGCGCTTCAATATGGCGTTTTGCCTTACAGGGTTACTTCGACTGGCGGCATCGAAATTCTCCTTATCACGACTCGGCAGAGTCAGCGCTGGATCATTCCAAAGGGTCGCCCAATTAAAGGCCTCGGACCAGCGGAGTCGGCTGCGCGGGAGGCGATGGAAGAGGCTGGCGTGCGTGGCGTGGTACGGGAAAAACCCATCGGCTCCTTTCGCTTTCAGAAAACCCTTGAGAGCGAGCCAGATATCCTGTGTGAGGTCGAGGTCTATGCCTTGAACGTCAAGCGACAAATGAAGTGCTGGCCAGAGAGCCAGCAGCGGACGCTGCGCTGGTTCCAGCCCTCAGAGGCCGAAGCCGCTGTCAAGGACGTCGGGCTGCGATCGCTGATCAGCCTCTTCGTTGAACGGGCGTCGGCGAAGGCGCGATAA
- a CDS encoding Na/Pi cotransporter family protein: MDFPTTLVDLAGAIALLLWGAHMVQTGIQRAFGSRLRAILGNALKNRLRAFFAGMGVTAVIQSSTATGIMVASFVAGGFFDLIPALAVMLGANVGTTVVVQLLSFNVSMFSPALILVGVLMFRRDAGPTTHDLSRVFIGFGLMLLALHQLLELVTPYEDAPSLRLLLGSVSTSPLLAVVLAAGVTFAAHSSVAVVLLIMSFASKGVVPPEAAFALVLGANLGSAINPMLEGPSGNDPAGRRLPLGNFLNRTVGVILALAFLSPIGRFLVTIEPDNARAVADFHTLFNLVLAAAFFPFLKPYAALLRKILPPRISPADPSRPLYLDPSARETPIVALGSAAREALRLVDALETMLLGALDALVQGDRKQIADMKRLDDVLDNLNTAIKAYLTSLDPDELGETDHRRLREILTFCTNMEHAGDVVDKSLLPHASKRLKRGLTFSNDSRERLRTLMDRLISNLRAAAALLLTEDPRAARLLAEEKATFRDAEAAATDFHFRQMRDGRVEAVETSALYLDLLRDMKLINSHIVAAAAYPVLERNGNLLSSRIA, from the coding sequence ATGGATTTTCCAACCACCCTTGTCGATCTCGCTGGAGCTATAGCGCTGCTGCTTTGGGGCGCGCATATGGTGCAAACCGGCATCCAGCGGGCGTTCGGTTCTAGGCTGCGCGCGATCCTTGGCAACGCCCTGAAGAATCGTTTGCGGGCATTCTTTGCGGGAATGGGCGTCACTGCGGTAATTCAGAGCAGCACCGCTACAGGCATCATGGTCGCGAGCTTCGTTGCCGGCGGCTTTTTCGATCTTATTCCCGCTCTGGCGGTGATGCTCGGCGCGAATGTGGGCACGACGGTCGTTGTTCAGCTCCTATCGTTCAACGTCTCGATGTTTTCCCCGGCGCTTATCCTCGTTGGCGTTCTGATGTTTCGCCGCGACGCCGGTCCAACGACGCATGATTTAAGTCGGGTCTTCATCGGTTTCGGGCTTATGCTCCTGGCGCTGCATCAATTGCTCGAACTCGTGACGCCTTATGAAGATGCGCCGAGTTTGCGGCTTCTGCTCGGCTCCGTCTCGACATCTCCCTTGCTCGCCGTCGTGCTCGCCGCGGGCGTCACCTTCGCGGCGCACTCGAGCGTTGCGGTGGTTCTTCTGATAATGTCATTTGCGAGCAAAGGCGTTGTGCCTCCTGAGGCGGCATTCGCGCTCGTCCTTGGCGCCAACCTTGGCAGCGCCATTAATCCGATGCTCGAAGGTCCATCTGGAAACGATCCGGCAGGGCGACGATTACCGCTCGGTAATTTCCTCAACCGAACGGTCGGCGTCATTCTGGCGCTAGCCTTCCTCTCGCCGATCGGACGCTTCCTGGTGACGATCGAACCAGATAACGCCCGCGCCGTCGCGGATTTTCATACGCTCTTCAATCTCGTTTTGGCGGCGGCGTTCTTTCCGTTTCTTAAGCCTTACGCCGCGCTCCTTCGCAAAATCCTGCCCCCGCGCATCAGTCCGGCCGACCCCTCGCGGCCGCTTTATCTTGATCCATCAGCGCGGGAGACGCCTATCGTGGCGCTCGGGTCCGCCGCGCGCGAGGCCCTACGCCTCGTCGACGCGTTGGAAACGATGCTGCTCGGCGCACTCGACGCGCTGGTGCAGGGCGACCGCAAGCAGATCGCCGACATGAAACGTCTCGACGACGTGCTCGACAACCTCAACACGGCGATAAAAGCTTATCTGACATCCCTCGATCCGGACGAGCTCGGAGAAACGGACCACCGCCGCCTCAGAGAGATTTTGACCTTCTGCACGAACATGGAGCATGCAGGGGACGTGGTCGACAAAAGCCTGCTGCCGCATGCGTCAAAAAGATTGAAACGAGGTCTCACCTTTTCGAACGACAGCCGAGAACGGTTGCGGACCCTCATGGACCGGCTGATTTCGAATTTGCGTGCGGCCGCCGCTTTGCTGCTGACTGAAGACCCCCGCGCCGCTCGCCTTCTCGCAGAGGAAAAGGCGACGTTCCGCGATGCTGAGGCGGCTGCGACGGATTTCCATTTCCGGCAAATGCGCGACGGACGCGTCGAAGCCGTCGAGACGAGCGCCCTCTATCTCGACCTTTTGCGCGATATGAAGCTCATCAACAGCCATATTGTGGCCGCGGCCGCTTATCCCGTTCTCGAGCGGAACGGCAATTTGTTGTCCAGTCGAATCGCGTAG
- a CDS encoding response regulator — translation MNAQSGQPGRILVVDDDSAMRHMVITYLEMNGMRAVWAAGRRDMNRHFAGDEPSLVILDLRLDQEDGLDLLSEIRSHSDVPVIIVTGYRSDEVDRVVGLELGADDYLTKPFGLRELLARIRAVLRRREGGHATSQRAEERGCCQFCGWQLDRQERRLTDPDGDPVALTKVEYALLTAFLETPQQPLSRDYLIQATRVHEDLFDRSIDVQVRRLRRKLEIDPRAPQVIRTERGIGYMFTPAVERCDPIARLMSF, via the coding sequence ATAAACGCCCAAAGCGGCCAGCCGGGCCGGATCCTCGTCGTCGACGATGACAGTGCGATGCGGCACATGGTCATCACCTATCTGGAAATGAACGGCATGCGTGCTGTTTGGGCGGCAGGTCGACGAGACATGAATCGTCACTTCGCGGGAGACGAGCCCAGTCTAGTGATCCTCGATCTGCGGCTCGACCAAGAAGATGGGCTCGATCTGCTGTCTGAGATCCGATCGCACTCGGATGTCCCCGTGATCATCGTCACCGGCTATCGATCCGATGAAGTTGACCGGGTGGTCGGATTGGAGCTTGGCGCTGATGACTATCTCACCAAGCCTTTCGGCCTTCGAGAATTGTTGGCGAGGATCCGGGCCGTCTTGCGGCGACGGGAAGGGGGGCACGCCACATCTCAGCGGGCCGAGGAGCGGGGCTGCTGCCAGTTCTGCGGCTGGCAACTTGATCGGCAGGAGCGTCGACTGACCGACCCGGACGGAGACCCAGTGGCGCTGACAAAGGTCGAGTATGCCTTGCTGACGGCGTTCCTCGAAACGCCCCAACAACCGCTCTCCCGCGATTACCTTATTCAGGCAACCCGCGTGCATGAGGATCTCTTCGATCGTAGTATCGATGTCCAGGTGCGTCGGCTGCGGCGCAAGCTTGAGATCGATCCCCGCGCCCCTCAGGTTATCCGGACCGAGCGCGGGATTGGCTACATGTTTACTCCGGCGGTCGAGCGCTGCGACCCGATAGCGAGGCTGATGAGCTTTTGA
- a CDS encoding alpha/beta fold hydrolase, which translates to MSDYQIFEASNFALQAGGQLPVARLAYSTLGALSPKGDNVVLIPSWYAGTHSESALCLVGEGRAIDPNRHFIVLTNLLSNGLSSSPSNTPAPFEATRFPRITLHDNVRLQHMLLTEALGVERLKLVAGWSMGGCQAYQWGSQYPDMMEAIAPLCCSARTGNYNKVFLIALRRAMELDPAFDDGFYRRPPLRGLKAFAAIYAGWGFSEPFFRTEAFRQFGADSSESFVERFWEPAFQHQDANDLLALLRTWFEGDISQVAEYGGNLERALGAIKARAIVMPGEHDRYFPPVDNFNEVSHMPNAICRPIPSIWGHMTVWNDDDRLFIDAALRELLGSAKS; encoded by the coding sequence ATGAGTGACTATCAGATTTTCGAGGCAAGCAATTTCGCGCTTCAGGCGGGCGGCCAGTTGCCTGTCGCGCGCCTAGCATATTCAACGCTTGGCGCGCTCTCGCCCAAGGGGGACAACGTCGTGCTGATTCCATCCTGGTATGCGGGTACGCATAGCGAGTCAGCTTTGTGTCTCGTCGGCGAGGGCCGAGCGATTGATCCCAACCGGCACTTCATCGTCTTAACTAACCTTCTGAGCAATGGCTTGTCTTCCTCGCCCAGCAATACGCCTGCGCCGTTTGAGGCGACACGTTTCCCGCGCATCACATTGCATGACAATGTCCGGCTCCAACACATGCTGCTGACCGAGGCGCTCGGCGTCGAACGTCTGAAGCTGGTTGCTGGCTGGTCCATGGGCGGCTGCCAAGCTTATCAGTGGGGTTCACAATATCCTGACATGATGGAGGCTATCGCGCCGCTCTGCTGTTCCGCGCGCACCGGCAATTACAATAAGGTTTTCTTGATCGCTTTGCGGCGCGCTATGGAACTCGACCCCGCCTTTGATGATGGCTTCTACCGTCGCCCTCCGCTTCGCGGATTGAAGGCCTTTGCGGCGATCTACGCTGGATGGGGCTTTTCGGAACCATTCTTTCGCACAGAGGCTTTCCGGCAATTTGGCGCCGACAGCAGCGAAAGCTTCGTGGAGCGCTTTTGGGAGCCCGCCTTCCAGCATCAGGACGCCAATGATCTGCTGGCCTTGCTGCGGACGTGGTTTGAAGGCGACATCAGCCAAGTCGCCGAGTACGGCGGCAATCTGGAAAGGGCGCTCGGGGCAATCAAGGCGCGCGCCATCGTCATGCCGGGGGAGCATGATCGCTATTTTCCGCCCGTCGACAATTTTAACGAAGTGAGCCACATGCCGAACGCCATTTGCCGTCCGATCCCGTCCATCTGGGGGCACATGACAGTCTGGAATGATGACGATAGGCTCTTCATTGACGCCGCGTTGCGTGAGTTGCTGGGAAGCGCCAAATCCTAA
- a CDS encoding cytosine permease: MSTSTAPGESMHEGALAEEFEHEPVPLSRRHSLKSVAAVWFGFPMVLTQAVFGGIITFNLGFVQGSIAILVGNLVLCLYVGGLSYIAGTTGLNFAMQGKKTFGDKGYVVACGLLSTVVVGWYAFQTGLTGATIHTAFGWNAAGVIVLATILYTATTFLGIRALSIVGMIAAPLFVIMGLIALGFAAEKQGLDSIWAYAGGAHAMTFGGAVSLVIAGFVDAGTMTADFTRWSRNGREAVWASFSAFPVANSIAFIFGGVIVAAGGAINPAENGGDFMPLLTGHGPLLSALALLFVFVNLGSVCAHCLYNGAVGYSHLLGSKMRLLTLVLGLLGGLAAVAGIWSLFPYWLSLLGIFVPPIGAVVIMDQLVLGNAARARASANFHPKAFVAWALGSIVAIVVHIWAPQYGEALVGLIVGAAAYAALGMGQVARPAFDASV, translated from the coding sequence ATGAGCACATCTACCGCGCCGGGAGAATCAATGCATGAAGGCGCTCTCGCAGAAGAATTTGAGCATGAGCCGGTCCCGCTATCGCGCCGGCACTCTCTAAAATCCGTTGCGGCTGTCTGGTTCGGATTTCCAATGGTCCTGACGCAGGCCGTCTTCGGCGGAATCATTACGTTCAACCTCGGGTTCGTACAAGGCTCGATTGCAATCCTCGTTGGCAATCTCGTCCTCTGTCTCTATGTCGGCGGGTTGAGCTATATCGCTGGAACGACCGGCCTCAACTTCGCTATGCAAGGAAAGAAGACGTTCGGCGATAAAGGATATGTCGTCGCATGTGGCCTTCTGTCTACGGTTGTTGTCGGTTGGTATGCGTTCCAGACTGGATTGACTGGCGCGACGATACACACCGCTTTTGGCTGGAATGCAGCTGGGGTAATTGTGTTAGCGACGATCCTCTATACGGCGACAACCTTTCTCGGCATTCGGGCTTTGTCGATCGTTGGCATGATTGCGGCGCCGCTTTTCGTCATTATGGGTTTGATCGCGCTGGGCTTCGCTGCTGAGAAGCAGGGGCTTGATAGCATCTGGGCCTACGCCGGCGGCGCGCATGCAATGACATTCGGCGGGGCCGTCAGCTTGGTCATCGCGGGCTTTGTAGATGCGGGCACAATGACGGCGGATTTCACCCGATGGTCGCGTAATGGGCGCGAGGCGGTTTGGGCGTCTTTTTCCGCTTTTCCAGTCGCCAATTCGATCGCATTTATTTTCGGCGGCGTGATCGTCGCAGCGGGAGGCGCTATCAACCCCGCGGAGAACGGCGGCGACTTCATGCCTCTTCTAACCGGGCATGGACCGCTGCTCTCAGCGCTCGCGCTGCTCTTTGTCTTCGTCAATCTGGGCTCGGTCTGCGCCCACTGCCTTTATAATGGGGCGGTTGGCTACAGCCATTTGCTTGGCAGCAAGATGCGGCTTCTTACGCTCGTCTTGGGTTTGTTGGGCGGCCTCGCCGCCGTAGCAGGCATATGGAGTCTCTTCCCCTACTGGCTCAGCCTTCTGGGCATTTTCGTGCCGCCGATCGGCGCCGTAGTCATCATGGATCAATTGGTGCTCGGGAATGCGGCGCGGGCGCGGGCGTCGGCGAATTTCCATCCCAAGGCTTTTGTCGCGTGGGCGCTGGGCTCGATCGTCGCTATCGTGGTCCATATATGGGCGCCACAATATGGCGAGGCGCTGGTCGGTCTGATCGTGGGCGCCGCCGCCTATGCGGCGCTTGGGATGGGTCAGGTGGCGCGGCCCGCCTTCGATGCGTCGGTATAG
- a CDS encoding alpha/beta fold hydrolase — protein sequence MTDYELFELGDIVLQCKKTLRSAKLAYKTYGALNAKKDNAIVYPTWYSGQHYENEWLIGEGMALDPRKYFIIVPNMLGNGLSTSASNTPPPYNQARFPDVTAYDNVRQQYRLVTEKFGIESLELVTGWSMGALQTYHWGAMYPDMVKRILPFQGSAKCSRHNFVFLEGVKAALTADAAFKDGWYSSPPTKGLRAMARVYAGWGFSQAFYREKLDLKAIGYASLEDFLVGFWEGIFLPRDANNLLTMLWTWQNGDISNNEIFNGDFPKALAAIKAKAIVMPAKTDLYFPPEDNAFEVAHMPNAELRIVDSIWGHFAGGPGTSPADIKTLDSALRELLAA from the coding sequence ATGACAGATTATGAACTCTTCGAGCTTGGCGATATTGTCCTGCAATGCAAGAAGACGCTTCGCAGTGCCAAGCTTGCCTATAAGACATATGGCGCGCTGAACGCCAAGAAAGACAACGCCATCGTCTACCCGACTTGGTATTCGGGTCAGCATTACGAGAACGAATGGCTGATCGGTGAAGGGATGGCTCTCGATCCCCGTAAATATTTCATCATCGTCCCCAATATGCTGGGCAACGGCCTATCTACTTCGGCTAGCAATACCCCGCCGCCCTACAATCAGGCTCGCTTTCCCGATGTCACCGCCTACGACAACGTCCGGCAGCAATATCGCCTCGTGACCGAAAAATTCGGCATAGAAAGCCTGGAACTGGTGACCGGTTGGTCGATGGGCGCTTTGCAGACCTATCATTGGGGCGCGATGTATCCCGATATGGTGAAGCGCATCCTTCCCTTCCAAGGATCGGCCAAATGCTCGCGTCACAACTTCGTCTTTCTCGAGGGGGTCAAGGCGGCTTTGACGGCGGATGCCGCATTTAAGGACGGCTGGTACTCCTCGCCGCCCACCAAGGGCTTGCGCGCGATGGCGCGCGTCTATGCCGGCTGGGGGTTCTCACAGGCCTTCTATCGCGAGAAACTCGACCTCAAAGCGATAGGCTATGCCTCTTTGGAGGATTTCCTAGTCGGATTCTGGGAAGGAATTTTCCTGCCTCGCGACGCCAATAATCTACTCACCATGCTATGGACCTGGCAGAACGGCGACATCAGCAACAATGAGATCTTCAACGGCGATTTCCCTAAAGCCCTCGCGGCCATCAAGGCGAAGGCGATCGTGATGCCAGCGAAGACCGACCTCTATTTCCCGCCCGAGGACAACGCCTTCGAAGTGGCGCACATGCCGAACGCCGAACTCCGCATCGTCGATTCGATTTGGGGACATTTTGCCGGCGGCCCAGGGACGAGCCCAGCCGATATAAAGACGCTGGATTCCGCTTTGCGCGAATTGCTGGCGGCCTAG
- a CDS encoding YgiQ family radical SAM protein, which produces MDTKAYAEKPLISWSHHRAHSAKAAPFLPVSRAEMTALGWDACDIVLVTGDAYVDHPSFGMAIIGRLLEAQGFRVGIIAQPDWQSAEPFKALGKPTMFFGVTGGNMDSMVNRYTADRRLRHDDAYTPGGEGGRRPDRCTIVYAQRCREAFKDVPIVLGGIEASLRRIAHFDYWSEKVRRSMLADAKADLLLYGNAERAVVEVAHRLAAGEAPGDLDSIRGVALFRRVPDHYKELHADDLDSADEGAARHPGDIVIRLPACEQVEQDREAYARASRVLHRESNPGNARPLVQRHGDRDLWLNPPPIPLTSAEMDSVYDLPYARAPHPSCGDAKIPAWEMIRFSVTIMRGCFGGCTFCSITEHEGRIIQNRSEGSILREIERIRDRTPGFTGVISDIGGPTANMYRMACKDPKIEAACRLPSCVFPGICPNLNTSHDDLIRLYRKVREVEGVKKVMVSSGVRYDLAVESPEYVKELVTHHVGGYLKIAPEHTERGPLDKMMKPGIGAYDRFKQMFDAAAKQAGKKYYLIPYFIAAHPGTTDEDMMNLALWLKKNRYRADQVQSFLPSPMATATAMYHTGVNPLRGVRHGASDKVEVIKGLRQRRLHKAFLRYHDPDNWPMLREALKQMGRADLIGSRPDQLVPAHQPPGAGKAAGAQQPVRRAGGTQRFTTKGLPVNK; this is translated from the coding sequence ATGGACACCAAAGCATACGCCGAAAAGCCTTTGATTTCCTGGTCCCACCACCGGGCACATTCCGCCAAGGCGGCGCCGTTCCTGCCGGTGAGCCGCGCCGAAATGACGGCGCTCGGCTGGGATGCCTGCGACATCGTGCTGGTGACAGGCGATGCCTATGTCGATCATCCGAGCTTCGGCATGGCGATCATCGGCAGGCTGCTCGAAGCCCAAGGCTTCAGGGTCGGCATCATCGCGCAGCCCGACTGGCAATCGGCCGAGCCATTCAAGGCGCTGGGCAAGCCGACCATGTTCTTCGGCGTCACCGGCGGCAACATGGACTCGATGGTCAACCGCTACACGGCGGACCGCCGGCTGCGCCACGACGACGCCTATACCCCCGGCGGGGAAGGCGGCCGGCGGCCTGACCGCTGTACTATCGTCTACGCCCAACGCTGCCGCGAGGCGTTCAAGGATGTGCCGATCGTGCTCGGCGGCATCGAGGCGTCGTTGCGCCGCATCGCGCATTTCGACTACTGGTCCGAGAAGGTGCGCCGCTCGATGCTGGCCGACGCCAAGGCGGATCTGCTGCTCTACGGCAACGCCGAGCGCGCCGTCGTCGAGGTGGCGCACCGGCTCGCCGCCGGTGAGGCGCCGGGTGATCTCGACTCCATCCGGGGCGTCGCACTGTTCCGCCGCGTGCCTGACCATTACAAGGAGCTGCACGCCGACGATCTCGACTCCGCCGATGAGGGCGCAGCCCGCCACCCCGGTGACATTGTGATTCGGCTGCCGGCGTGCGAGCAGGTCGAACAGGACCGCGAGGCCTATGCCCGCGCCTCGCGCGTGCTGCACCGGGAGAGCAATCCCGGCAATGCGCGGCCGCTCGTCCAGCGCCACGGCGACCGCGACCTATGGCTGAACCCGCCGCCGATCCCGCTGACGTCAGCTGAGATGGACTCCGTCTACGATCTGCCCTACGCGCGCGCGCCGCATCCGTCCTGCGGCGATGCCAAGATCCCCGCCTGGGAGATGATCAGGTTCTCGGTGACCATCATGCGTGGCTGCTTCGGCGGCTGCACGTTCTGCTCGATCACCGAGCACGAGGGCCGCATCATCCAAAACCGCTCAGAGGGCTCGATCCTGCGCGAGATCGAGCGGATTCGCGACAGGACGCCGGGTTTCACCGGCGTGATCTCCGACATTGGCGGCCCAACCGCCAACATGTACCGGATGGCGTGCAAGGATCCGAAGATCGAAGCGGCGTGCCGGCTACCGTCCTGCGTGTTCCCCGGGATCTGCCCGAACCTGAACACCTCGCACGACGATCTGATCCGACTCTATCGCAAGGTACGCGAGGTGGAGGGCGTGAAGAAGGTGATGGTCTCTTCCGGTGTGCGCTACGATCTCGCGGTGGAGAGCCCCGAATACGTCAAGGAGCTCGTCACTCACCACGTCGGCGGGTATCTGAAGATCGCGCCCGAGCACACGGAGCGCGGCCCGCTCGACAAGATGATGAAGCCGGGGATCGGCGCCTACGACCGCTTCAAGCAGATGTTCGATGCTGCTGCGAAGCAGGCTGGAAAGAAATATTACCTGATTCCGTATTTCATCGCGGCGCATCCGGGTACGACCGACGAGGACATGATGAACCTCGCACTCTGGCTCAAGAAGAATCGCTACCGCGCCGACCAGGTGCAGAGTTTCCTGCCGTCTCCGATGGCTACCGCCACGGCCATGTACCATACCGGCGTCAATCCGCTGCGCGGCGTACGGCACGGGGCAAGCGACAAGGTCGAGGTGATCAAGGGGCTTCGGCAGCGCCGGTTGCACAAGGCGTTCCTGCGCTATCACGACCCCGACAACTGGCCGATGCTGCGCGAGGCGCTGAAACAGATGGGCCGGGCCGATCTGATCGGCTCGCGCCCCGATCAGCTCGTGCCGGCCCACCAGCCGCCCGGCGCCGGCAAGGCCGCCGGCGCGCAGCAACCCGTGCGCCGCGCCGGCGGGACGCAGCGCTTCACCACGAAGGGTCTGCCCGTGAACAAATGA